In Dehalococcoidia bacterium, the following proteins share a genomic window:
- a CDS encoding CoA transferase: protein MALPLEGIRVIDSSQIFAGPGAAMYLGDQGADVIKIEPPGGDPCRGLHTSERLGNMSKPWLIINRNKRSIVVDIRTPDGREIVHRLVGTSDVFIHNYRLGVDKRLGVDYETLSRLNPRLVYLHVTGFGKKGPFAHTPAYDLAVQARAGILGARRLADGTPIGSPIMVSDLAGAMLLAYGVTLALFQRTRTGRGQTVESSLLNISLAMQSYQLVQVEGENTPLPGSLPNALYSPYKAADNEWLMFVCITDAQWHGLCRITGLEHLGEDPAFDTYMKRLLLSPELQPVLDAVFATKPRAEWLNLLQEAEIPSSPIQSREEVFADPQVLANDMITTYRHPVVGNVKFLNVPLELDGIRGTLRRPAPTLGQHTDEVMAEMGFSPAEVKRMRAAKVVA from the coding sequence TTGGCACTGCCGCTTGAGGGGATCCGCGTCATAGATTCGTCCCAGATATTCGCCGGGCCGGGCGCCGCCATGTACCTGGGCGACCAGGGCGCTGACGTCATCAAGATAGAGCCGCCGGGCGGCGACCCCTGCCGAGGGCTTCACACGTCGGAGCGCCTGGGCAACATGAGCAAGCCTTGGCTGATCATCAACCGCAATAAGCGGAGCATTGTGGTGGACATCCGCACGCCCGACGGGCGGGAGATTGTCCACAGGCTGGTGGGCACCTCGGACGTGTTCATTCATAACTATCGTCTGGGCGTGGACAAGCGTCTGGGCGTGGACTACGAGACGCTCTCGCGGCTGAATCCCCGGCTCGTCTACCTGCACGTGACGGGCTTCGGGAAGAAGGGGCCGTTCGCGCACACCCCGGCCTACGACCTGGCGGTGCAGGCGCGTGCGGGCATCCTGGGGGCGCGGCGCCTGGCGGACGGCACGCCCATCGGCTCCCCCATCATGGTGTCAGACCTGGCCGGAGCCATGCTGCTGGCCTATGGAGTGACACTGGCCCTTTTCCAGCGCACGCGGACGGGCCGGGGCCAGACGGTGGAAAGCTCTCTGCTCAACATCTCCCTGGCGATGCAGAGCTATCAGCTTGTCCAGGTGGAAGGGGAGAATACGCCGCTGCCGGGAAGCCTGCCCAACGCTCTCTACTCGCCCTACAAGGCCGCCGATAACGAGTGGCTGATGTTCGTGTGCATTACGGACGCCCAGTGGCACGGCCTGTGCCGGATCACGGGGCTGGAGCATCTGGGCGAAGACCCCGCGTTCGACACCTACATGAAGCGCCTCTTGCTTTCGCCCGAGCTGCAACCCGTGCTGGACGCCGTGTTCGCGACGAAGCCCCGGGCCGAATGGCTGAATCTGCTGCAGGAGGCTGAAATCCCGTCATCTCCCATTCAGAGCAGGGAAGAGGTCTTTGCCGACCCACAGGTCTTGGCAAACGACATGATAACGACGTACCGTCATCCCGTGGTGGGCAACGTGAAATTCCTCAATGTGCCTCTGGAGCTTGACGGGATTCGCGGCACCCTGCGCCGTCCCGCGCCGACGCTGGGACAGCACACGGACGAGGTCATGGCGGAGATGGGCTTCAGCCCGGCGGAGGTCAAGCGGATGCGCGCGGCCAAGGTGGTGGCCTAG